The following are encoded in a window of Rhizobium sp. WYJ-E13 genomic DNA:
- a CDS encoding iron ABC transporter permease has translation MAVPEAMIENRRSFFVAFRRGRQTGDRTNLALLGIAFLVVASVFALLFSITTGASDASVLDVMRNMAGSETALNARDRIIIFDIRLPRAILGFLIGGSLAVSGAVMQGLFRNPLADPGLVGVSSGAGLGAVVMIVLGGTIAAPLYLALGIYALPLAAFGGGLATTLLLYQVATTNGQTSVATMLLAGIALGALTGALTGVLIYMANDQQLRDLTFWGMGSLAGATWIKISAAGPIILLSFATLPFMARGLNAITLGEAAAFHMGVPVQRLKNIAIVAVAAATGASVAVSGGIGFVGIVVPHILRMVIGPDHRFLLPASALLGGSLLIFADVLARTIVAPAELPIGIITAAVGGPFFLWILLRQRSRLAL, from the coding sequence ATGGCCGTTCCGGAAGCCATGATAGAAAACAGGCGATCTTTCTTTGTGGCGTTCCGCAGAGGCAGGCAGACGGGCGACAGAACCAACCTCGCCCTGCTGGGCATCGCCTTCCTCGTCGTGGCTTCCGTCTTCGCCCTGCTCTTTTCCATCACGACGGGGGCGTCGGACGCTTCCGTTCTCGATGTCATGAGAAACATGGCAGGCTCCGAAACGGCACTCAACGCCCGTGACCGGATCATCATCTTCGATATCCGCCTGCCCCGCGCCATCCTCGGCTTCCTGATCGGCGGATCGCTCGCCGTCTCCGGCGCAGTCATGCAGGGCCTGTTCCGCAACCCGCTGGCCGATCCCGGTCTTGTCGGCGTCTCCTCCGGCGCGGGTCTTGGCGCGGTCGTCATGATCGTGCTCGGCGGCACGATCGCCGCTCCCCTCTACCTTGCACTTGGCATCTATGCCCTGCCGCTTGCAGCCTTCGGCGGCGGTCTCGCCACCACCCTGCTGCTCTACCAGGTCGCCACCACCAACGGCCAGACCTCCGTCGCCACCATGCTGCTTGCCGGCATCGCGCTTGGCGCCCTGACCGGGGCGCTGACGGGCGTACTGATCTACATGGCCAACGACCAGCAGCTGCGCGACCTCACCTTCTGGGGCATGGGCTCGCTTGCCGGCGCCACCTGGATCAAGATATCAGCAGCCGGCCCGATCATCCTCCTGTCCTTTGCCACGCTGCCCTTCATGGCCCGCGGATTGAACGCGATCACGCTCGGTGAAGCCGCCGCCTTCCACATGGGCGTACCCGTCCAGCGGCTGAAGAATATCGCGATCGTAGCGGTTGCCGCCGCCACCGGCGCTTCCGTCGCCGTCAGCGGCGGTATCGGCTTCGTCGGCATCGTCGTGCCGCATATATTGCGCATGGTGATCGGCCCGGACCATCGTTTCCTGCTGCCGGCCTCGGCTCTGCTCGGCGGTTCGCTGCTGATCTTCGCCGACGTGCTTGCCCGCACCATTGTCGCCCCCGCCGAGCTGCCGATCGGCATCATCACGGCGGCCGTCGGCGGCCCCTTCTTCCTCTGGATCCTGTTGCGGCAGCGCTCGCGCCTGGCCCTTTGA
- a CDS encoding Gfo/Idh/MocA family protein produces MRLLVLGTGVMAKNQLAHFMNMDGVTVVGAVDTDSERLAAFADKFNIEKRFLTLEEAIAWGEFDAATNITPDRIHHPTTMALIAAGKHVLCEKPLAENYPRALEMTEAAEKAGVINMVNLTYRNVAPLQRAREMVLSGELGTIKHVEASYLQSWLVSRAWGDWRTESTWLWRLSTGHGSNGVLGDVGIHILDFAAYGAATDIDHVFARLKTFNKAPGGQIGEYMLDANDSFTMSVDFANGALGVIHASRWATGHLNELKLRIYGEKGSLEVVHRPSGSELHGCLGEDVETATWKPVDVPPVPTNYQRFAEAVATGVQLDPNFRHAANLQKVLDLAMVTERERRELKV; encoded by the coding sequence ATGCGACTACTCGTTCTTGGTACGGGCGTGATGGCGAAAAACCAGCTCGCCCACTTCATGAATATGGACGGCGTTACCGTCGTCGGCGCCGTCGACACGGATTCCGAACGCCTGGCCGCCTTTGCCGATAAGTTCAATATCGAGAAGCGGTTTCTGACGCTGGAGGAGGCGATCGCCTGGGGCGAATTCGATGCGGCGACCAATATCACGCCCGACCGGATTCACCACCCGACCACGATGGCGCTGATCGCGGCCGGCAAGCATGTGCTTTGTGAGAAACCGCTGGCGGAAAATTATCCAAGGGCGCTGGAGATGACGGAAGCGGCTGAAAAGGCCGGCGTCATCAACATGGTGAACCTCACCTATCGCAACGTCGCTCCCCTGCAGCGCGCCCGCGAGATGGTGCTCTCGGGCGAGCTCGGCACGATCAAGCATGTGGAGGCCTCCTATCTTCAGAGCTGGCTCGTTTCGCGCGCCTGGGGCGACTGGCGCACGGAATCGACCTGGCTGTGGCGGCTTTCCACCGGTCACGGTTCGAACGGCGTGCTTGGCGATGTCGGCATCCATATCCTCGATTTCGCCGCCTATGGCGCTGCGACCGATATCGACCACGTCTTTGCGCGCTTGAAGACCTTCAACAAGGCGCCGGGCGGCCAGATCGGCGAATATATGCTCGACGCCAATGACAGCTTCACCATGTCGGTCGATTTCGCCAATGGCGCGCTCGGTGTCATCCATGCCAGCCGCTGGGCGACAGGACATCTGAACGAGCTGAAGCTGCGCATCTATGGCGAGAAAGGCAGCCTCGAAGTCGTCCATCGCCCAAGCGGCTCCGAGCTGCACGGCTGCCTTGGCGAGGATGTCGAAACTGCGACGTGGAAGCCGGTCGACGTGCCACCGGTTCCAACCAACTATCAGCGCTTTGCCGAGGCCGTGGCAACGGGGGTGCAGCTCGACCCGAACTTCCGTCATGCGGCAAACCTGCAGAAGGTGCTCGACCTTGCCATGGTCACCGAGCGCGAACGCCGCGAACTGAAAGTCTGA
- a CDS encoding hemin-degrading factor, translated as MTEQTRPAPSEIRAFRAENPKMRERDIATQLKISEAALVAAEVGISAVRIDASATKLLERVADLGEVMALSRNESAVHEKIGVYENIKVGEHNAIVLGENIDLRVFPSRWVHAFAVTKKDGDTERLSLQYFDKTGNAVHKIHLRPASNVEAYHRIVADLKLEDQGQELVEAEASSASDEDGNVSREELRDNWSKMTDTHEFFGMLKRLKIGRQAAVRTVGDDYAWKLDNTATADMMHASVKSGLPIMCFVANNGIVQIHAGPIFNVQPMGPWINILDETFHLHLRQDHIAETWAVRKPTKDGHVTSLEAYDANGDMIIQFFGKRKEGSHENAEWRDIMENLPRATSVAA; from the coding sequence ATGACCGAGCAGACCAGACCGGCACCATCCGAAATCCGCGCATTCCGCGCTGAAAATCCGAAGATGCGCGAGCGCGATATTGCCACGCAGCTCAAGATTTCCGAGGCGGCCCTCGTTGCCGCCGAAGTCGGCATCAGTGCTGTGCGCATAGATGCGAGCGCCACAAAACTCCTGGAGCGCGTCGCCGATCTCGGCGAAGTCATGGCCCTGTCGCGCAACGAAAGCGCCGTACACGAGAAGATCGGTGTCTACGAAAACATCAAGGTCGGTGAGCACAACGCCATCGTACTCGGCGAGAACATCGATCTGCGCGTCTTCCCGAGCCGCTGGGTCCACGCCTTTGCCGTCACCAAGAAGGATGGCGACACCGAACGCCTCAGCCTCCAGTATTTCGACAAGACGGGCAACGCCGTCCACAAGATCCACCTGCGCCCGGCATCGAACGTCGAAGCCTATCACCGCATCGTCGCCGACCTGAAGCTCGAGGACCAGGGCCAAGAACTCGTCGAGGCAGAAGCGTCTTCCGCTTCTGACGAGGACGGCAATGTCAGCCGCGAAGAGCTGCGCGACAACTGGAGCAAAATGACCGACACGCATGAATTCTTCGGCATGCTGAAGCGCCTGAAGATCGGCCGCCAGGCCGCCGTGCGCACCGTCGGCGACGATTATGCCTGGAAGCTCGACAACACGGCGACAGCTGACATGATGCATGCCTCCGTCAAATCAGGCCTGCCGATCATGTGCTTCGTTGCCAATAACGGCATCGTCCAGATCCATGCCGGCCCGATCTTCAACGTGCAGCCGATGGGTCCGTGGATCAACATCCTCGACGAGACCTTCCACCTGCATCTGCGCCAGGACCACATTGCCGAGACCTGGGCCGTGCGCAAGCCGACCAAGGACGGCCATGTCACCTCGCTCGAAGCCTATGACGCAAACGGCGACATGATCATCCAGTTCTTCGGCAAGCGGAAGGAAGGCTCCCACGAGAATGCCGAATGGCGTGACATCATGGAAAACCTGCCGCGGGCAACAAGCGTCGCCGCATAA
- a CDS encoding YqjD family protein: MAYSFFQSSRSRRNGALHNLETSIEDQIEALRDELAELTHVLGKTSRHRGETLRSQASAGYEDILGRSEDLLNDLQQRYLRSAGEVRNTVRRHPLATVGAAAAFGLLVAMLARR, encoded by the coding sequence ATGGCCTATTCCTTCTTCCAGTCCAGCCGCAGTCGCCGCAACGGCGCTCTCCACAATCTCGAAACCAGCATCGAGGACCAGATCGAAGCCCTGCGCGACGAACTCGCCGAACTGACCCATGTTCTCGGCAAGACCTCCCGCCATCGAGGTGAAACGCTGCGCTCACAGGCATCCGCAGGCTACGAGGACATTCTCGGCCGCAGCGAGGATCTGCTGAACGATTTACAGCAACGCTACCTGCGTAGCGCCGGCGAAGTGCGCAATACGGTCCGCCGTCACCCGCTGGCAACGGTGGGCGCCGCCGCCGCCTTCGGCCTGCTCGTGGCCATGCTCGCCCGCCGCTAG
- the hemP gene encoding hemin uptake protein HemP: MMVEKPDTFKLAPLRNAPTVPEIRVLESGDLFAGTNEIMIRHDGVIYRLKITRQGKLILNK; this comes from the coding sequence ATGATGGTTGAAAAGCCAGATACCTTTAAGCTCGCACCACTGCGGAACGCACCTACGGTGCCCGAGATCCGCGTTCTCGAAAGCGGCGATCTTTTTGCCGGCACCAACGAGATCATGATTCGGCACGATGGCGTGATCTATCGCCTGAAGATCACGCGTCAGGGCAAACTCATTCTCAACAAGTAG
- a CDS encoding antibiotic biosynthesis monooxygenase, whose amino-acid sequence MYIAMNRFKVAAGAEGDFETVWRNRDSSLSEVPGFVEFRLLRGKANVEEGYTLFSSHTLWRSEEDFLNWTKSENFRAAHRNAGERREMYKGPPVFEGFNVVEGI is encoded by the coding sequence ATGTATATCGCGATGAACCGCTTCAAGGTGGCCGCCGGTGCCGAAGGCGATTTCGAGACTGTCTGGCGCAATCGCGATTCCAGCCTTTCGGAGGTTCCCGGGTTCGTCGAATTCCGTCTGCTGCGTGGCAAGGCCAATGTGGAGGAGGGCTATACGCTGTTTTCCTCGCACACGCTCTGGCGCAGCGAAGAGGATTTTCTGAACTGGACGAAGTCGGAGAATTTCCGGGCTGCGCATCGCAATGCGGGGGAGCGCAGGGAGATGTATAAAGGTCCGCCGGTTTTTGAAGGGTTTAATGTAGTCGAGGGCATCTAA
- a CDS encoding heme ABC transporter ATP-binding protein, which produces MIEVSGVSVRLSGKTIVHDVAFTAKAGELTAIAGPNGSGKTTTMKAVSGELAYDGSVRLNGEEVRALKPWQLASVRGVLPQASAISFPFTVREIVRMGLTSGLNLHADQADETAAKALASVDLGGFEARFYQELSGGEQQRVQLARVLCQIAEPVVDGKPCWLLLDEPVSSLDISHQLTIMTLALNFCERGGGVIAVMHDLNLTALFADRIVLMKSGRLAAAGNVREVLTDETIQSVFGCPLRVNKVPVDGTPFVLAHSALPAG; this is translated from the coding sequence ATGATCGAAGTTTCCGGCGTCAGCGTGCGCCTTTCCGGCAAGACCATCGTGCACGACGTCGCCTTCACCGCGAAGGCCGGCGAACTGACCGCCATTGCAGGCCCTAACGGCTCCGGCAAGACGACGACGATGAAGGCCGTTTCCGGCGAACTCGCCTATGACGGCTCCGTACGACTGAACGGCGAAGAGGTACGCGCGCTCAAACCCTGGCAGCTCGCCTCCGTCAGAGGGGTCCTGCCGCAAGCGAGCGCCATCTCCTTTCCCTTCACGGTGCGCGAGATCGTCCGCATGGGCCTGACCTCCGGCCTCAACCTGCACGCCGATCAGGCCGATGAGACAGCCGCAAAGGCGCTTGCATCAGTCGATCTCGGCGGCTTCGAGGCACGCTTCTATCAGGAACTCTCGGGCGGCGAGCAGCAGCGCGTGCAGCTTGCCCGCGTGCTCTGCCAGATCGCCGAGCCGGTCGTGGACGGCAAGCCCTGCTGGCTGCTGCTCGACGAACCGGTCTCCAGCCTCGATATCAGCCACCAGCTGACGATCATGACGCTCGCGCTCAATTTCTGCGAACGTGGTGGCGGGGTCATCGCCGTCATGCACGATCTCAACCTGACGGCCCTCTTCGCCGACAGGATCGTGCTGATGAAATCCGGCCGGCTGGCAGCCGCGGGCAATGTGCGTGAGGTGCTGACGGACGAAACCATCCAGTCCGTCTTCGGCTGCCCGCTGCGCGTCAACAAGGTGCCTGTCGACGGCACGCCCTTCGTGCTTGCGCACAGCGCGCTTCCCGCCGGCTGA
- a CDS encoding DUF2325 domain-containing protein, whose translation MARKAKKGANREIRVQTDQETKESSSGRSKLDGRSFLYVGGRDCQVAHLRQIASNFGAELIHHDGGLREAVSRIDTVLPSVDCVFCPIDCISHDACLRVKTGCKKFGKAFIPLRNGSKSSLERALNTMNERDNSR comes from the coding sequence ATGGCTCGAAAGGCGAAGAAGGGGGCGAACCGGGAGATCCGTGTTCAGACCGATCAGGAGACGAAAGAGTCCTCCTCCGGACGCTCCAAGCTGGATGGCCGCAGTTTCCTCTATGTCGGCGGCCGTGATTGCCAGGTGGCGCATCTGCGCCAGATCGCCAGCAATTTCGGCGCAGAACTCATCCATCACGATGGCGGGCTTCGCGAAGCCGTTTCGCGCATCGATACGGTGCTTCCTTCGGTCGACTGCGTGTTCTGCCCCATCGACTGTATCAGCCACGATGCCTGCCTGCGCGTGAAGACCGGCTGCAAGAAGTTCGGCAAGGCTTTCATCCCGTTGCGCAACGGCAGCAAGTCCAGCCTGGAACGTGCGCTGAACACGATGAACGAACGAGACAATTCCCGATGA
- a CDS encoding multidrug efflux SMR transporter: protein MNPAAIYGLLVAAIVLEVIGTTALQLSQQFTRLGPTALVVACYGAAFYCLSLTLKHIPVGIAYAIWSALGIVLISSVGLIFFKQRLDTPAIIGLGLIISGVIVVNLFSKSISH, encoded by the coding sequence ATGAACCCGGCTGCCATCTATGGGCTGCTCGTTGCAGCCATTGTGCTTGAAGTGATCGGCACGACAGCGCTTCAGCTTTCCCAGCAGTTCACCCGCCTCGGGCCGACGGCACTTGTTGTCGCCTGCTATGGGGCCGCCTTCTACTGCCTGTCGCTGACGCTGAAGCATATTCCGGTCGGCATCGCCTATGCGATTTGGAGCGCTTTGGGAATCGTGCTGATTTCCTCCGTCGGGCTTATCTTTTTCAAGCAGCGGCTGGATACGCCCGCCATCATCGGCCTCGGTCTGATCATCTCGGGCGTGATCGTCGTCAACCTGTTCTCCAAGTCCATTTCCCATTGA
- a CDS encoding ThuA domain-containing protein, producing the protein MAIRTVVWGENIHETTNEIVRGIYPEGMHTTIAKALNTDPAISATTATLQEPEHGLSEARLAETDVLTWWGHKDHGAVSDVVVERVAKRVWEGMGLLVLHSGHFSKIFKRLMGTPCALKWREAGERERLWTINQRHPIAAGIGEHFELENEEMYGEQFSVPEPLETVFISWFQGGEVFRSGLTWRRGAGNIFYFRPGHETYPTYHDANVQKVLINGVKWAYNPEGALKSITDAPNVPVEKALEPIVERGPRLHQAGEAGYR; encoded by the coding sequence ATGGCCATTCGCACCGTCGTATGGGGAGAGAACATCCATGAGACAACCAATGAGATCGTTCGGGGCATCTATCCCGAGGGCATGCACACGACGATCGCCAAGGCACTGAACACCGATCCGGCGATTTCGGCGACGACCGCCACGCTGCAGGAGCCCGAGCATGGGTTGAGCGAAGCCCGGCTTGCCGAGACTGACGTTCTGACCTGGTGGGGTCACAAGGATCATGGCGCGGTTTCCGACGTCGTCGTCGAGCGTGTCGCCAAGCGGGTGTGGGAAGGCATGGGCCTGCTGGTGCTGCATTCCGGTCATTTCTCGAAGATCTTCAAGCGTCTGATGGGCACGCCCTGTGCGCTCAAATGGCGCGAGGCCGGTGAGCGCGAGCGCCTGTGGACGATCAATCAGCGCCATCCGATTGCTGCCGGCATCGGCGAGCATTTCGAGCTTGAAAACGAGGAAATGTACGGCGAGCAGTTCTCTGTGCCGGAGCCACTGGAAACGGTGTTCATCTCCTGGTTCCAGGGCGGCGAAGTCTTCCGTTCGGGCCTGACCTGGCGGCGTGGTGCCGGCAACATCTTCTATTTCCGCCCCGGCCACGAAACCTACCCGACCTATCACGATGCGAATGTGCAGAAGGTGCTGATCAACGGCGTGAAGTGGGCCTATAACCCCGAGGGTGCATTGAAGAGCATCACCGATGCTCCAAATGTCCCGGTAGAAAAAGCACTGGAGCCGATCGTCGAACGCGGCCCAAGACTGCACCAGGCCGGCGAAGCCGGTTACCGCTGA
- a CDS encoding TetR/AcrR family transcriptional regulator: protein MSNAHHRKKQPVLVRQQLLEVAARLAGESGMSAVTLDAVSAASGVSKGGLLHHFPTKNALLDALFESLLETFDADIDELMRADPLPQGRFSRAYLQAVSGLKDRPDDSRSWTQVTIALLAEPRLRLRWRQWVAERAEEYIGTDSTLDTLIVRFAADGLWFADTLESHDISDALRRELIARLVELTHK from the coding sequence ATGTCAAACGCTCATCATCGCAAGAAACAACCCGTGCTCGTGCGCCAGCAGTTGCTGGAGGTCGCCGCGCGTCTTGCTGGTGAGAGCGGCATGAGCGCCGTGACGCTCGATGCGGTCTCGGCTGCGTCAGGCGTCAGCAAGGGCGGGCTGCTGCATCACTTTCCGACGAAGAATGCGCTGCTGGACGCCCTGTTCGAGAGCCTGCTGGAGACGTTCGACGCGGATATAGACGAGCTGATGCGCGCCGATCCGCTGCCGCAGGGCCGGTTCTCGCGCGCCTATCTCCAGGCGGTGTCCGGGCTGAAGGATCGTCCCGACGATTCCAGAAGCTGGACGCAGGTGACGATCGCGCTTCTCGCCGAACCCCGGCTGCGCCTGCGATGGCGCCAATGGGTGGCGGAAAGGGCCGAAGAATATATCGGCACCGACTCCACGCTCGACACACTGATCGTGCGTTTTGCCGCCGACGGTCTGTGGTTCGCAGATACGTTGGAAAGCCATGATATCAGCGATGCTCTGAGGCGAGAGCTGATCGCCCGCCTCGTCGAGCTGACCCACAAGTAG
- a CDS encoding group II truncated hemoglobin gives MTENVTTLYEAIGGEPAVRALTHRFYELMDTLPEAKNVRAVHPPSLEGSEEKFYEYMTGYLGGPPLYTDKRGHPRLRSRHFVAEIGPVERDEWLLCFRQAMDETVASHALRDLIWAPVERLAHHMQNKE, from the coding sequence GTGACGGAAAATGTCACCACACTATACGAGGCGATCGGCGGCGAGCCGGCCGTCCGGGCGCTGACGCATCGTTTCTACGAGCTGATGGACACGCTGCCGGAGGCCAAAAACGTGCGCGCCGTGCACCCGCCAAGTCTCGAAGGCAGCGAAGAGAAATTCTACGAATACATGACCGGTTATCTGGGCGGCCCGCCGCTCTATACCGACAAGCGCGGCCATCCCCGCCTGCGCAGCCGCCATTTCGTTGCCGAGATCGGCCCCGTCGAACGCGACGAATGGTTGCTCTGCTTCCGCCAGGCAATGGATGAAACCGTCGCCAGCCACGCGCTACGCGACCTCATCTGGGCGCCGGTGGAACGGCTCGCCCATCATATGCAGAACAAGGAATAG
- a CDS encoding hemin ABC transporter substrate-binding protein, which yields MKMRKNLRRIRLWELALTAAVMALPLIPAPAGESYAFVRAAHAEEKKLDTSRLVSVGGDVTEVIYALGEESRLIARDTTSTYPESALKLPDVGYMRALSPEGILAMNPTAIIAVEGSGPQEALNVLKNASVPFETVPNAYTRDGIIAKIDRVGTLLNVQDKARALEEKVGADLDAAITDAGKRPEAERKRVLFVLSAQNGRIMASGTGTAADGIIKLAGAINAVGEFPGYKPLTDEAIISAKPDVILMINRGDGAGTRNEDLLAQPSIALTPAGEKKAIIRMDGMHLLGFGPRTASAVRELNAAIYGG from the coding sequence ATGAAGATGCGTAAAAACCTGCGCCGGATCCGCCTCTGGGAACTGGCCTTGACGGCGGCTGTCATGGCCTTGCCGCTAATCCCGGCACCCGCTGGCGAGAGCTATGCATTCGTGCGCGCCGCGCATGCTGAGGAGAAGAAGCTCGACACCTCGCGGCTGGTTTCGGTCGGCGGCGACGTCACCGAGGTCATCTACGCGCTCGGCGAGGAAAGCAGGCTGATCGCCCGCGATACGACGAGCACTTATCCCGAATCCGCCCTGAAGCTGCCCGACGTCGGCTACATGCGCGCGCTTTCGCCGGAAGGCATTCTCGCCATGAACCCGACGGCGATCATCGCCGTCGAGGGCTCAGGCCCGCAGGAAGCGCTGAACGTCCTGAAGAATGCCAGCGTCCCCTTCGAGACCGTGCCGAACGCCTATACGCGCGACGGCATCATCGCCAAGATCGATCGCGTCGGCACGCTGCTGAACGTTCAGGATAAGGCTAGGGCGCTTGAAGAAAAGGTCGGCGCCGATCTCGACGCCGCGATCACTGACGCCGGAAAGCGCCCCGAGGCCGAGCGCAAGCGCGTTCTCTTCGTCCTCAGCGCCCAGAACGGCCGCATCATGGCTTCGGGCACCGGCACTGCTGCCGACGGCATCATCAAGCTTGCCGGCGCCATCAATGCGGTCGGCGAATTCCCCGGCTACAAGCCGCTCACCGATGAGGCGATCATCAGCGCCAAGCCCGACGTCATCCTGATGATCAACCGCGGCGATGGTGCCGGCACCAGGAACGAAGATCTGCTTGCCCAGCCATCGATCGCGCTGACGCCGGCCGGCGAAAAGAAGGCGATCATCCGCATGGACGGCATGCATTTGCTGGGCTTCGGCCCACGCACGGCGAGCGCCGTTCGCGAACTCAACGCGGCGATCTACGGGGGCTGA
- a CDS encoding cell envelope integrity protein TolA, giving the protein MAISAKSRSRHVLIEEEGADESLNDNNPGMHPGHELSDLRNAQRQPAGEQVIHYARFAQISSFPDHPEAAPAAPVTPLPMDAAVEKQEEEKAPVRRRVALTCVGSFFFHAALAVTLLMIIPKPSDETLMEAGEAISVVMLGSSDADQSAAGETDVTIQEEIVPEAVEPDTVSPVETADIQPEAVQPETVQPTDAEPLETVQPMQEVARQSAEAVTTAEPEVLVSETPAETSVAQPMSAVVPERSAEMPVASDTAVVPVPTMSAEPPATTAMQPEPEEIKPVETTAISPESEPPAEIVTPKPKPKPEKPEEKKLVERKQPPKKAQGSEGDAKQESRRGVADGQADATSDNNSRTSGGRNGSGGAAEANYKGKLVARLFRCVDRMESRYRKDPATLTVRITISRSGDITASGVVRGSGRPEVDNAALGRVASCNLPALPDEMAGSSRSYTFPVQVTPR; this is encoded by the coding sequence ATGGCAATTTCAGCGAAGTCCAGATCGAGACACGTGCTCATCGAGGAGGAGGGCGCTGACGAGAGCCTGAACGACAACAATCCGGGGATGCATCCCGGCCATGAGCTGTCCGATCTGCGCAATGCGCAGCGCCAGCCGGCCGGCGAGCAGGTCATTCATTATGCGCGTTTTGCGCAGATCTCATCTTTTCCCGATCATCCGGAAGCAGCGCCGGCTGCTCCAGTCACGCCATTGCCGATGGATGCGGCAGTGGAGAAGCAGGAAGAAGAAAAGGCGCCAGTGCGGCGGCGGGTAGCGCTGACGTGCGTCGGTTCGTTCTTTTTTCATGCTGCATTGGCCGTCACGCTTCTTATGATAATCCCCAAGCCTTCGGATGAAACGTTGATGGAGGCGGGCGAGGCAATCAGCGTCGTCATGCTTGGTAGTTCGGACGCTGATCAGAGTGCAGCCGGCGAGACCGACGTAACCATACAGGAAGAAATTGTTCCAGAAGCTGTTGAACCCGATACGGTCAGTCCGGTGGAGACAGCGGACATACAGCCGGAGGCTGTTCAGCCGGAAACTGTCCAGCCGACTGATGCTGAGCCGCTCGAGACTGTTCAGCCCATGCAGGAGGTTGCGCGTCAGTCAGCTGAGGCGGTGACAACTGCCGAACCAGAGGTTCTCGTATCGGAAACTCCTGCGGAAACTTCGGTAGCACAGCCAATGTCGGCGGTGGTGCCGGAGCGGTCGGCGGAGATGCCTGTAGCATCAGATACGGCTGTGGTGCCGGTACCAACAATGTCTGCCGAACCGCCTGCGACGACGGCGATGCAACCCGAGCCGGAAGAGATAAAGCCCGTCGAGACGACTGCAATTTCTCCTGAGTCTGAGCCCCCGGCAGAGATTGTCACTCCTAAGCCAAAACCGAAGCCCGAAAAGCCGGAGGAAAAGAAGCTGGTGGAAAGAAAACAGCCGCCAAAGAAGGCGCAGGGTTCCGAAGGGGATGCCAAACAGGAGTCGCGCAGAGGCGTCGCCGACGGGCAGGCCGACGCGACTTCTGATAATAATTCGCGCACCTCGGGTGGAAGGAACGGATCTGGTGGGGCGGCGGAAGCCAACTACAAAGGTAAACTTGTCGCGCGCCTGTTCCGTTGCGTCGACCGGATGGAGTCACGGTATCGTAAAGATCCTGCCACCTTGACGGTCCGCATCACGATCAGCCGCAGCGGCGATATCACGGCGTCGGGCGTTGTCCGGGGATCGGGCCGCCCCGAGGTCGATAACGCCGCTCTCGGTAGGGTGGCGTCTTGTAACCTTCCGGCTCTGCCGGATGAAATGGCCGGCTCCTCGCGCTCGTACACCTTTCCGGTCCAGGTCACCCCTCGTTAA
- a CDS encoding DUF423 domain-containing protein, whose amino-acid sequence MNLNARVEPALFLFAGLFGLAGVALAALAAHGGGEAHLAASASAMCLAHAPALLALALGAGKIKTAWLAGLLMILGTLLFAGDLITLRFTGSGLFPYAAPTGGWAMMLGWLAVSVSAFWRIRT is encoded by the coding sequence ATGAACCTGAACGCGCGTGTGGAACCGGCACTCTTCCTCTTCGCCGGCCTGTTCGGCCTCGCAGGCGTGGCACTCGCCGCCCTCGCCGCTCATGGCGGCGGCGAGGCCCATCTCGCCGCCTCGGCATCCGCCATGTGCCTCGCGCACGCCCCAGCCCTTCTGGCACTGGCGCTGGGTGCCGGCAAAATCAAAACCGCCTGGTTGGCCGGTTTGCTGATGATCTTGGGAACTTTGCTCTTCGCCGGCGATCTCATCACCCTGCGCTTCACCGGCTCCGGCCTCTTTCCCTACGCCGCGCCCACGGGCGGCTGGGCGATGATGCTGGGCTGGCTGGCGGTTTCGGTGAGTGCATTTTGGCGGATTCGGACGTAA